From the genome of Gorilla gorilla gorilla isolate KB3781 chromosome 4, NHGRI_mGorGor1-v2.1_pri, whole genome shotgun sequence, one region includes:
- the FGFR4 gene encoding fibroblast growth factor receptor 4 isoform X1, whose amino-acid sequence MRLLLALLGVLLSVPGPPVLSLEASEEVELEPCLAPSLEQQEQELTVALGQPVRLCCGRAERGGHWYKEGSRLAPAGRVRGWRGRLEIASFLPEDAGRYLCLARGSMIILQNLTLITDDSLTSSNDDEDPKSHRDPSNRHIYPQQAPYWTHPQRMEKKLHAVPAGNTVKFRCPAAGNPTPTIRWLKDGQAFHGENRIGGIRLRHQHWSLVMESVVPSDRGTYTCLVENAVGSIRYNYLLDVLERSPHRPILQAGLPANTTAVVGSDVELLCKVYSDAQPHIQWLKHIVINGSSFGADGFPYVQVLKTADINSSEVEVLYLRNVSAEDAGEYTCLAGNSIGLSYQSAWLTVLPEEDPTWTAAAPEARYTDIILYASGSLALAVLLLLAGLYRGQALHGRHPRPPATVQKLSRFPLARQFSLESGSSGKSSSSLVRGVRLSSSGPALLAGLVSLDLPLDPLWEFPRDRLVLGKPLGEGCFGQVVRAEAFGMDPARPDQASTVAVKMLKDNASDKDLADLVSEMEVMKLIGRHKNIINLLGVCTQEGPLYVIVECAAKGNLREFLRARRPPGPDLSPDGPRSSEGPLSFPVLVSCAYQVARGMQYLESRKCIHRDLAARNVLVTEDNVMKIADFGLARGVHHIDYYKKTSNGRLPVKWMAPEALFDRVYTHQSDVWSFGILLWEIFTLGGSPYPGIPVEELFSLLREGHRMDRPPHCPPELYGLMRECWHAAPSQRPTFKQLVEALDKVLLAVSEEYLDLRLTFGPYSPSGGDASSTCSSSDSVFSHDPLPLGSSSFPFGSGVQT is encoded by the exons ATGCGGCTGCTGCTGGCCCTGTTGGGGGTCCTGCTGAGTGTGCCTGGGCCTCCAGTCTTGTCCCTGGAGGCCTCTGAGGAAGTGGAGCTTG AGCCCTGCCTGGCTCCCAGCCTGGAGCAGCAAGAGCAGGAACTGACAGTAGCCCTTGGGCAGCCTGTGCGGCTGTGCTGTGGgcgggctgagcgtggtggccaCTGGTACAAGGAGGGCAGTCGCCTGGCACCTGCTGGCCGTGTACGGGGCTGGAGGGGCCGCCTAGAGATTGCCAGCTTCCTACCTGAGGATGCTGGCCGCTACCTCTGCCTGGCACGAGGCTCCATGATCATCCTGCAGAATCTTACCTTGATTACAGACG ACTCCTTGACCTCCAGCAACGATGATGAGGACCCCAAGTCCCATAGGGACCCCTCGAATAGGCACATTTACCCCCAGCAAG CACCCTACTGGACACACCCCCAGCGCATGGAGAAGAAACTGCATGCGGTACCTGCGGGGAACACCGTCAAGTTCCGCTGTCCAGCTGCAGGCAACCCCACGCCCACCATCCGCTGGCTTAAGGATGGACAGGCCTTTCATGGGGAGAACCGCATTGGAGGCATTCGG CTGCGCCATCAGCACTGGAGTCTCGTGATGGAGAGCGTGGTGCCCTCGGACCGCGGCACATACACCTGCCTGGTAGAGAACGCTGTGGGCAGCATCCGCTATAACTACCTGCTAGATGTGCTGG AGCGGTCCCCGCACCGGCCCATCCTGCAGGCCGGGCTCCCGGCCAACACCACAGCCGTGGTGGGCAGCGACGTGGAGCTGCTGTGCAAGGTGTACAGCGATGCCCAGCCCCACATCCAGTGGCTGAAGCACATCGTCATCAACGGCAGCAGCTTCGGAGCTGACGGTTTCCCCTATGTGCAAGTCCTAAAG ACTGCAGACATCAATAGCTCAGAGGTGGAGGTCCTGTACCTGCGGAACGTGTCAGCCGAGGACGCAGGCGAGTACACCTGCCTCGCAGGCAATTCCATCGGCCTCTCCTACCAGTCTGCCTGGCTCACAGTGCTGCCAG AGGAGGACCCCACATGGACCGCAGCAGCGCCCGAGGCCAGGTATACGGACATCATCCTGTACGCGTCGGGCTCCCTGGCCTTGGCTGTGCTCCTGCTGCTGGCCGGGCTGTATCGAGGGCAGGCGCTCCACGGCCGGCACCCCCGCCCACCCgccactgtgcagaagctctcccGCTTCCCTCTGGCCCGACAG TTCTCCCTGGAGTCAGGCTCTTCCGGCAAGTCAAGCTCATCCCTGGTACGAGGCGTGCGTCTCTCCTCCAGCGGCCCCGCCTTGCTCGCCGGCCTCGTGAGTCTAGATCTACCTCTCGACCCACTATGGGAGTTCCCCCGGGACAG GCTGGTGCTTGGGAAGCCCCTAGGCGAAGGCTGCTTTGGCCAGGTAGTACGTGCAGAGGCCTTTGGCATGGACCCTGCCCGGCCTGACCAAGCCAGCACTGTGGCTGTCAAGATGCTCAAAG ACAACGCCTCTGACAAGGACCTGGCCGACCTGGTCTCGGAGATGGAGGTGATGAAGCTGATTGGCCGACACAAGAACATCATCAACCTGCTTGGTGTCTGCACCCAGGAAG GGCCCCTGTACGTGATCGTGGAGTGCGCCGCCAAGGGAAACCTGCGGGAGTTCCTGCGGGCCCGGCGCCCCCCAGGCCCCGACCTCAGCCCCGACGGTCCTCGGAGCAGTGAGGGGCCGCTCTCCTTCCCAGTCCTGGTCTCCTGCGCCTACCAGGTGGCCCGAGGCATGCAGTATCTGGAGTCCCGGAAG TGTATCCACCGGGACCTGGCTGCCCGCAATGTGCTGGTGACCGAGGACAATGTGATGAAGATTGCTGACTTTGGGCTGGCCCGCGGCGTCCACCACATTGACTACTATAAGAAAACCAGCAAC GGCCGCCTGCCTGTCAAGTGGATGGCACCCGAGGCCTTGTTTGACCGGGTGTACACACACCAGAGTGACGT GTGGTCTTTTGGGATCCTGCTATGGGAGATCTTCACCCTCGGGGGCTCCCCGTATCCTGGCATCCCGGTGGAGGAGCTGTTCTCGCTGCTGCGGGAGGGACATCGGATGGACAGACCCCCACACTGCCCCCCAGAGCT GTACGGACTGATGCGTGAGTGCTGGCACGCGGCGCCCTCCCAGAGGCCTACCTTCAAGCAGCTGGTGGAGGCGCTGGACAAGGTCCTGCTGGCCGTCTCTGAGGAG TACCTCGACCTCCGCCTGACCTTCGGACCCTATTCGCCCTCCGGTGGGGACGCCAGCAGCACCTGCTCCTCCAGTGATTCTGTCTTCAGCCACGACCCCCTGCCATTGGGATCCAGCTCCTTCCCCTTCGGGTCTGGGGTGCAGACATGA
- the FGFR4 gene encoding fibroblast growth factor receptor 4 isoform X2 — protein sequence MIILQNLTLITDDSLTSSNDDEDPKSHRDPSNRHIYPQQAPYWTHPQRMEKKLHAVPAGNTVKFRCPAAGNPTPTIRWLKDGQAFHGENRIGGIRLRHQHWSLVMESVVPSDRGTYTCLVENAVGSIRYNYLLDVLERSPHRPILQAGLPANTTAVVGSDVELLCKVYSDAQPHIQWLKHIVINGSSFGADGFPYVQVLKTADINSSEVEVLYLRNVSAEDAGEYTCLAGNSIGLSYQSAWLTVLPEEDPTWTAAAPEARYTDIILYASGSLALAVLLLLAGLYRGQALHGRHPRPPATVQKLSRFPLARQFSLESGSSGKSSSSLVRGVRLSSSGPALLAGLVSLDLPLDPLWEFPRDRLVLGKPLGEGCFGQVVRAEAFGMDPARPDQASTVAVKMLKDNASDKDLADLVSEMEVMKLIGRHKNIINLLGVCTQEGPLYVIVECAAKGNLREFLRARRPPGPDLSPDGPRSSEGPLSFPVLVSCAYQVARGMQYLESRKCIHRDLAARNVLVTEDNVMKIADFGLARGVHHIDYYKKTSNGRLPVKWMAPEALFDRVYTHQSDVWSFGILLWEIFTLGGSPYPGIPVEELFSLLREGHRMDRPPHCPPELYGLMRECWHAAPSQRPTFKQLVEALDKVLLAVSEEYLDLRLTFGPYSPSGGDASSTCSSSDSVFSHDPLPLGSSSFPFGSGVQT from the exons ATGATCATCCTGCAGAATCTTACCTTGATTACAGACG ACTCCTTGACCTCCAGCAACGATGATGAGGACCCCAAGTCCCATAGGGACCCCTCGAATAGGCACATTTACCCCCAGCAAG CACCCTACTGGACACACCCCCAGCGCATGGAGAAGAAACTGCATGCGGTACCTGCGGGGAACACCGTCAAGTTCCGCTGTCCAGCTGCAGGCAACCCCACGCCCACCATCCGCTGGCTTAAGGATGGACAGGCCTTTCATGGGGAGAACCGCATTGGAGGCATTCGG CTGCGCCATCAGCACTGGAGTCTCGTGATGGAGAGCGTGGTGCCCTCGGACCGCGGCACATACACCTGCCTGGTAGAGAACGCTGTGGGCAGCATCCGCTATAACTACCTGCTAGATGTGCTGG AGCGGTCCCCGCACCGGCCCATCCTGCAGGCCGGGCTCCCGGCCAACACCACAGCCGTGGTGGGCAGCGACGTGGAGCTGCTGTGCAAGGTGTACAGCGATGCCCAGCCCCACATCCAGTGGCTGAAGCACATCGTCATCAACGGCAGCAGCTTCGGAGCTGACGGTTTCCCCTATGTGCAAGTCCTAAAG ACTGCAGACATCAATAGCTCAGAGGTGGAGGTCCTGTACCTGCGGAACGTGTCAGCCGAGGACGCAGGCGAGTACACCTGCCTCGCAGGCAATTCCATCGGCCTCTCCTACCAGTCTGCCTGGCTCACAGTGCTGCCAG AGGAGGACCCCACATGGACCGCAGCAGCGCCCGAGGCCAGGTATACGGACATCATCCTGTACGCGTCGGGCTCCCTGGCCTTGGCTGTGCTCCTGCTGCTGGCCGGGCTGTATCGAGGGCAGGCGCTCCACGGCCGGCACCCCCGCCCACCCgccactgtgcagaagctctcccGCTTCCCTCTGGCCCGACAG TTCTCCCTGGAGTCAGGCTCTTCCGGCAAGTCAAGCTCATCCCTGGTACGAGGCGTGCGTCTCTCCTCCAGCGGCCCCGCCTTGCTCGCCGGCCTCGTGAGTCTAGATCTACCTCTCGACCCACTATGGGAGTTCCCCCGGGACAG GCTGGTGCTTGGGAAGCCCCTAGGCGAAGGCTGCTTTGGCCAGGTAGTACGTGCAGAGGCCTTTGGCATGGACCCTGCCCGGCCTGACCAAGCCAGCACTGTGGCTGTCAAGATGCTCAAAG ACAACGCCTCTGACAAGGACCTGGCCGACCTGGTCTCGGAGATGGAGGTGATGAAGCTGATTGGCCGACACAAGAACATCATCAACCTGCTTGGTGTCTGCACCCAGGAAG GGCCCCTGTACGTGATCGTGGAGTGCGCCGCCAAGGGAAACCTGCGGGAGTTCCTGCGGGCCCGGCGCCCCCCAGGCCCCGACCTCAGCCCCGACGGTCCTCGGAGCAGTGAGGGGCCGCTCTCCTTCCCAGTCCTGGTCTCCTGCGCCTACCAGGTGGCCCGAGGCATGCAGTATCTGGAGTCCCGGAAG TGTATCCACCGGGACCTGGCTGCCCGCAATGTGCTGGTGACCGAGGACAATGTGATGAAGATTGCTGACTTTGGGCTGGCCCGCGGCGTCCACCACATTGACTACTATAAGAAAACCAGCAAC GGCCGCCTGCCTGTCAAGTGGATGGCACCCGAGGCCTTGTTTGACCGGGTGTACACACACCAGAGTGACGT GTGGTCTTTTGGGATCCTGCTATGGGAGATCTTCACCCTCGGGGGCTCCCCGTATCCTGGCATCCCGGTGGAGGAGCTGTTCTCGCTGCTGCGGGAGGGACATCGGATGGACAGACCCCCACACTGCCCCCCAGAGCT GTACGGACTGATGCGTGAGTGCTGGCACGCGGCGCCCTCCCAGAGGCCTACCTTCAAGCAGCTGGTGGAGGCGCTGGACAAGGTCCTGCTGGCCGTCTCTGAGGAG TACCTCGACCTCCGCCTGACCTTCGGACCCTATTCGCCCTCCGGTGGGGACGCCAGCAGCACCTGCTCCTCCAGTGATTCTGTCTTCAGCCACGACCCCCTGCCATTGGGATCCAGCTCCTTCCCCTTCGGGTCTGGGGTGCAGACATGA